CAAAGCAATGTTCGGCTATGAACCCAGACATTGGGGGATCACACCGGACAACTCCTGTTCGGTAACAACATTGCATTCATGGCTGGAAGAAAGAGACACAGTCCAAGAACTTTTTCAGCAACATCTGAACAGGGCAAAGTAGCTGATGAAGGTTCAAGCGGATAAAAAAAGGTCCTTTCGAAACTTTGAAGTGGGTGATCAAGTCTGTCTCAAGCTTCAACCCTATATGCAAACCTCGGTCGTGCCTAGAGCGACCTAGAGCAAACCACAAGCTCGCCTACAAGTTCTATGGACCTTTTCCCCATCATCAACAAGATCAATGACATTGCATACAAGCTACAATTGTCGCCGCAAGCAACAGTTCACCTTGTGTTTCATGTGTCGCTGCTACGACGCACCCTGACCCCTGGTACGCCAGCTGAAACCACTCTCTCACATTGCACTGATGATCTAGTTGTTCCAATGGCAGTACTTCAAACTAGATGGTGCAAAAGGAAAGGTGGAATGCGCGAGCAGGTGCATGTTTGCTGGTCCAACTGGGAAGCTCTCGGGACGACGTGGGAGGACAAGGCCAGCCTCATCGCAAGGTTCCCCTAAACGAAGGTTTGGGAACAAGCCTTGTCTCAAGAAGAGGGGGATGTCAGCGGCCCTGGAGAGTCCCATGAGGCAGCAACTCCCCAGCCACGTGCACTGCCCCATGAGCTAACCGGGCCAGGAAACCGAACGCCAAGGTCTATGGGCCGACTGGGTTCATTGAAAGCCCACGCGACTACTACATCTAGCCCAGAGGATCAAGCGGCTTGGCGGCACCGGctcatacctggccaaacgggccggcccggcCCATCGTAATTGTGCCAGGCACGGAACGCCCGCCTGGGCCCGATTAATATACGGGCCGTGTCGTGCCGGCCCGGGTGTCCAGGCCCAAGCACGGCACGTTGCTTAATCGGGCCGGCCCGCGACACGTTTAGGCCCGCAGCACGACACGAAAAAAACCTGAAAAAACTCCCGCCCGCGCCGTCCGCGTCTCCCGCGCGCCTCCCGCGTCTCGCCTACCGCGTCTTCCGCCAGTGAAATCTCCCGCGTTTCCCGCCCCGCGCCTACCCCCTCAAATCTTCTCGGTCTCCCGCCGTCCCGCGCCTGCCCCCCTCAAATCTCCCGCGTTTCCCGCCCGCCCCGCCTGTGAATCGCTGCCTCGCTGTACTCGCTCGTCTCGCGCCCGCCTAATCATGCCGTGCCGGGCTGGCACGCGGGCTGGGGGTGGCGGCCCAGGCATGGCCCACGGCGTGCTCGTGCCTGGCCCGGGCACGATTAGGCCGTGCCGGGCCAGGCCCATCTCGTGCCTGGCCTGCGGGCAGCCGTGCCGGCCCGTCAGgcacggcccgtttggccaggtttgCACCTCCCACGAACGCTAGTTCCCGTTTCGCCATTCGTGTATGGAGTCTATAATCGCTAGAACTGAAGATTGCTACCTCCAATTGCTATGAGATCCTAGTGCGCCCCTAACAGGGAACGACGACCAGGATGCAAGCTTAGTGGTGCCAACCGATCCGATGGTCTACATTATTTCGTACTCGGTATTCGGATTAATTGTAATTTTCTTCTCCTAAAAGGGGGCTTAAGTGAGTAAACAGTGTTTAATCGCTGTGAACCAAACATGAGCGCTGCCTCCTCGATATAAAGGGCAGCGTAGAGGGTGGATGGGAGGCAAGCTATCAAAAAACCAAATTTATCATTCCCTTCAATTTTTTCCTTCCAGTTCTGCACTTCTCCTGCAAGCAACCCTGTATCTCTGTATCACGGCAAGCCAGCTGCCTCACGGAATCCATCGGTTGTTTGCGATGTCCTGATGTGCACCCTTTGGGCATGCCAATATCTATAATCACAGTAGAATCGGATCCCAAGCATACGACCATAGAGAGAATCTGCTGGCTTTGTTTTTTTGAGTCCAAAAGAAGGTGAAGAAGTGGTTGACAACATGGAGGACGACGCACTTGGATCCAAAGATTAGCTTTAGCAAACTGAGCATGTATAGAAAACCTGGACCTGGGAATACAACAGAAAGGAAACAAAACAAACTCTTACAAGATGAAACGCAGCACAGGTCTAGCTCTTGGGGATGTTCTTGCCGACAATCTTCGCGGGCGTGATGCGGAGAAGGTTCCCCTGCTTCCCAGGAATGGCCCCCTTGATCATCACAACTTTGAGATCATTGTCGATCCTGACGATCTTGAGCTTCCTGATCTTGGTCTTGGTTCCGCCCATCCTCCCGGGCATCTTCTTCCCCTTGTACACCCGCCCTGGGGTTGTCCCAGCACCGATCGAACCTAGGGCTCTGTGGCTCTTGGAACCGTGAGTCATCAGACCACGCTTGAAGTTGTGCCTCTTGATTCCACCTGCCCAACCATAACAAACCATGAGGCAAGAATGAATAGTAAAAGTGATGCTGATCCATGTTGCTAGCCATCCGGAAATGGAGCATGAGAATGTCACAGGTTATCAATGTCCTTAACTATCATTAAAATAAATCAAGGGCACAACTGATGATGTCCCATGTTAGCCTATCAGGAAGGCATGTCACAAGCTGTCAATACTCAATACTAAGAGCACAAAGGATGTTGATCGTTGTTGCTGGCCTTCAGAAACTGAACCATGCATGGGTATGTTAGAACCTGTCACTATTCTTGGCCTTCAGACAAAGAAATCAATGGAAATGAAACATGGGCATGTCACAAACTGTCGATGTTCTGAACATTCAGAAAAATTAAACCAAGGCCCATGCCAATGCTTGCATTAAGCTGCAAATAAGGGAACTGCAAATGCTGTCAACCATTGAAAAGTTGAAAAGAATGTCAGAGGCATTGCAAAGCAATACATTGCATTGACATGAATGGCATTGAGGAAATGACATTGCAATGTTGGTAATTTCAGGCGTTGATACACGGGATGGTTCAAGCATTGACAGGAGACGGAATTGGGATCGAAGCATTGCTCACCTTGGAATCCCTTTCCGATGGATTTGGCGGAGACGTCGACGAGGTCGCCCTCCTTGAAGAGCTCGTTGAACTCGAGCTCCTGGCCAGGGTCGAAGGCGTCGACGGCCACCAGCCGGAATTCCTGCAGGTGGCGCAGCGGCGGCGCGCTAGCCTTGCCGAGGTGGCCCAGCTCCGGGCGGGTGAGCTTGTCCTCGCGCACGCCGTGGTACCCGACCTGCACGGCGTCGTAGCCGTCGGTGGCCGCGGTCTTCACCTGCGTCACcacgttgcccccctcccggaacCCGACCACCGTCACCGGCACCGGCTTCCCGTTGGCCGGGTCGAAGTAGGTCATCATCCCCACCTTGGTCGCCATCACCCCGACGCCCGCCTCGTAGGACGCCGCCCGCACAACCGCCAGAGACGGCCTCCTCCGGCCTACCGCCGCCGCGAAGGACACGCCGCGACGGCGCGGGGCGAGGAAGCCCAGTGCGCCGCCGATGCTCGCGGCCGCCATGGCCATGGCTGCTGTATTCGAGCGAGATTAGTGCAACGGAGGCGCTCACTCTGCTGCTGCCGGTGATGTTTTTGGTTTGGGATTTATGCGGTGCGGATAGGGGTTTCCGGCTACCTCCCCTTATCCTCCCGCCCGTGGGAGACGATTTCCTGTTGTTACGTCTTCTTTCGATGAAAGCGTGGAATATGGACCAACAAGGTTACCCCTTacacacacacatgaacaagTTACCCCTTacacacacacatgaacaagTCCTGAGGACGCCTTTTTTATCGCCGGTGGTGAAAAATCGGTCCAGTCGTGCCCAACTCCTCGTTCAACGCCGATTTTAGGCCGAAATAACAGCCGGCGAACTCGAGCTAAGCCCACCCCCGGAGGGTGCTTCGGGTGCCGACCAAAGCGAAAAGTCGAATGGATCCTTAGTGTTGGCGACAAACAGGATTATTCCCACCATTTTCTCCTCCCTTACCCTCCATTCCCCTTCTTCCCCCCTCGCTGCTCCTGCCGTTCTTCTCCCACTCCCGCCATCAGGCCGCCATGCCGCCGAAGAAGTACACCGTCCCTCACCCCCGCCACCGCTGCTGATTCCACCCAGCCAAAGCAGAGGAAGCCGACGAAGCCGATGCCTAGACCGGCGGGCATTTCATACGCCGAGGAGGGCGGATGTCAGCCGCCGGGAGGCGGTCACAACCGACCCGCGGAGAAGGCTCGGCGCCAAGAGGATCAGGGACGCGGCGGAGGCGACCGATCAAGAAGAGGCGGCTCGTGGGGGATGATGCATCCTCCCAGCCGCAACCCACAGAGCGCATGGAGGGGGCGACAGAGTGTCACGTCGTTGCCATTCAACCTCTCGCCACCGCTGTCGCCCTGGGGGTACGCACCCTCGCGTGGCTACTCCGACGGCAACACGCATGGTAGTTTCAACCCCAACACCACCTTCCCGCATGGCACGCCGCATCATTCCTCTCCCAATGGCTTCGACCACGACCCGCGCACTCCCTCCCCCGCGTTCAGCGTCGGCCTCAACACCTAGTACGGCTACTCGTCGTCGACGTACTCGTTAGCAGCCTCGTCTACTCCGGCTCTGCGTCGTGGTGCCCTTTCGTTCGTGCTACAGTTTACCCACACCGACATGGACGAGATCATCACCGGCACCGCATGCGGCTGCGGAAGAAGGGCACCCCGATGGCACCAAAAAAGCTAGGGCAGCGGGGGACGCGGCGCCCACTGACGAACGGCTGCAATCTTCGATCGAGCAATGCATCATCGACGCCAAGAGCAGCgccgcaaggagggaggagaaatcCGATGCGCGGTGGTCGGCGTTGATGACGAACGAGCACATCAAGCTCGACCTTCTCAGGACCAACGTCGCCGCAAAGAAGAGGAACACAGAACTAGCGTTCTTGATGGGGGCAGACACATCGACGATGGACGAGGAGGTGAAGGTGTGGTACCTCGTGGAGCGCGACCTCATCTTAAACGAGATGCCCGTGCTGGTGGCGACCACAGCGGCAAACacgacgacaacaccgacaacgaCTCCCAGCCCCGAGCGCAGAGACCACGTCGACGACAAGCCCGACTACGCCGACCGCGAGGCCGACTATGCCAACCACGAGCCTGACTCTGGCCAGTCACGCGGCATAGGAGCCGCACAGCGCCGAGCCGACCATTTGATTCGTTTCATACTGTCTTCCTTTTGATCGCTGAACTATTGGGTGTGTTTGATCGTCGAACTATTGATGATCATAGACTTGTGGCATGAAACGTCGTCCCTGGACTACTACACCGAACTTCTTTGACACGTCGACTCGCATGGGGGCTCTGCTAGCGCCACCTTATCGGACTACTACATGACCTCGGCTAGACCGAGGGCTTTGTCATCTCTTCATTAACCTGCTGCGGGGACTTCAGCGTCATCGGCCGACCAGCTTTGTCACCTTGACTGGACTAAGGGCTTTGCGTCGCCACATCAGTCGTGCCGCATCACGACTTCATGaagtcgatctctttgctcaggcACCTCCGCGCTCAGGCTACATTTCTTCTAATTATTTACTTCACTTAAGTTAATTAAGTAGAGGATTGTTATTATTTGATATTACTTTTGGCTTGCACTATTTTATGTGCGCTGATGATCGCCTCCGACCGTGTTAGACAGTCACCTCGGTGCGCCGACGTCGTCATCACGCCTCCATCAACACAATTGCATTTTCAACATGGTCGACTAACGTGGGGGCTTCGTCGTCACATTGCTAAACTATTTTGTCTCCTCGAATGGATCAGGGGTTTCGCCTCGGCCTTTCCAAAGTGTTGTGTTGTCACTTCATCAATCTGAGCTCTTCATCGGCTACCTCGTGATAGGCTTGGGGGCTGCGACCTTGACCACTGATaatccacaattataggggatcgcaacagttttcgagggtagagtattcaacccaaatttattgattcgactcaaggggaagcggaagaatattctcaagtattagcagttgagttgtcaattcaaccacacctgaaagatttagtgtctgcaacaaagtattagtggcaaggtagtatgataagagcagtagcaacagtaaccagtagcagcaaagtaacaaaagtagcaacagagtaacagcaatagtgacagcagtagcggcaaagtaacgtagcagggaccagtagtaaaagactcgtaggcattggatcggtgatggatgattatgccggatgctattcatcatgtaacaaccataacacggagagatatgtaactagctcctgttcgtcaatctaatgtaggcatgtattccgtatgtagtcatacgtgcttagggaaaagaacttgcatgacatctattgtccaaccctcccgtagcagcggggtcctaatggaaactacgggatattaaggttccccttttaataaagaaccggaccaacgcattaacacttggtgaatacatgaactcctcatactatggtcatctccgggagtggttccggctattgtcactccggggttgccgggtcataacacatagtaggtgactacaacttgcaagataggatctaaaacacacatatatgttggaattatgccctagaggcaataataaatatagttattattataattcctgtatcaagataatcgtttattatccatgctataattgtattgaatgaagactcatttacatgtgtggatacatagacaaaacaccgtccctagcaagcctctagttggctagccagttgatcaaagatagtcagtgtcttctgattatgaacaaggtgttgttgcttgataactggatcacgtcattaggagaatcacgtgatggactagacccaaactaatagacgtagcatgttgatcgtgtcattttgttcctactattttctgcgtgtcaagtatttattcctatgaccatgagatcatataactcactgacaccggaggaatgctttgtgtatatcaaacgtcgcaacgtaactgggtgactataaagatgctctacaggtatctccgaaggtgttggttgagttagtatggatcaagactgggatttgtcactccgtgtgacggagaggtatctcggggcccactcggtaatacaacatcacacacaagccttgcaagcaatgtaacttagtgtaagttgcgggatcttgtattacggaacgagtaaagagacttgccggtaaacgagattgaaataggtatacggatactggcgatcgaatctcgagcaagtaatataccgaaggacaaagggaatgacatacgggattatatgaatccttggcactgaggttcaaacgataagatcttcgtagaatatgtaggatccaatatgggcatccaggtcccgctattggatattgaccgaggagtctctcgggtcatgtctacatagttctcgaacccgcaggatctgcacacttaaggttcgacgttgttttatgcgtatttgagtt
This genomic stretch from Hordeum vulgare subsp. vulgare chromosome 6H, MorexV3_pseudomolecules_assembly, whole genome shotgun sequence harbors:
- the LOC123403412 gene encoding 50S ribosomal protein L3, chloroplastic, whose amino-acid sequence is MAMAAASIGGALGFLAPRRRGVSFAAAVGRRRPSLAVVRAASYEAGVGVMATKVGMMTYFDPANGKPVPVTVVGFREGGNVVTQVKTAATDGYDAVQVGYHGVREDKLTRPELGHLGKASAPPLRHLQEFRLVAVDAFDPGQELEFNELFKEGDLVDVSAKSIGKGFQGGIKRHNFKRGLMTHGSKSHRALGSIGAGTTPGRVYKGKKMPGRMGGTKTKIRKLKIVRIDNDLKVVMIKGAIPGKQGNLLRITPAKIVGKNIPKS